From the genome of Flavobacterium luteolum, one region includes:
- a CDS encoding DinB family protein, translated as MSESKRVSNLYQSIYNGNPWLEVTLADTLKDVTAAQAYKKINPNLNTIWEIVNHLIQWRRNILKRVQGEIITTPDHNYFVPILDSSEPAWEQSLQSLAKSQELWSACLSDFNDEDFEKIDLNNNHNFYEDIHGIIQHDVYHLGQIVILKKLL; from the coding sequence ATGTCAGAAAGTAAAAGAGTTTCGAATTTATATCAATCCATTTATAATGGAAATCCATGGCTTGAAGTAACCTTAGCAGATACTTTAAAAGATGTAACTGCAGCTCAGGCTTATAAAAAAATCAATCCTAACTTAAACACGATTTGGGAAATTGTCAATCACCTAATACAATGGAGAAGAAACATATTAAAACGTGTTCAAGGAGAAATAATTACAACTCCCGATCATAATTATTTTGTGCCCATTTTAGATTCATCTGAGCCCGCTTGGGAACAATCACTGCAAAGTCTGGCAAAATCTCAGGAATTATGGAGTGCTTGTCTGAGTGATTTTAATGATGAGGATTTCGAGAAAATAGATCTAAACAATAATCACAATTTTTATGAAGATATTCACGGAATCATTCAGCATGACGTGTACCATTTAGGACAGATTGTTATTTTGAAGAAACTGCTTTAA
- a CDS encoding YciI family protein, whose translation MKKPLLIFVFLVMSAIGFSQETEVKYDEALAKSLHADEYGMKKYVFCLLKSGSNTTASKEETKKLFEGHMENIGKLAKEGKLVVAGPFMKNDRNYRGIYIFNVETVEEAKGLVATDPAIKANLLEAELTPWYCTAALQEIPKMHEKIAKTKM comes from the coding sequence ATGAAAAAGCCACTTTTAATTTTTGTTTTTTTAGTAATGAGTGCAATCGGGTTTTCGCAAGAAACCGAAGTTAAATATGATGAAGCTCTAGCCAAATCACTTCATGCCGACGAATACGGAATGAAGAAATATGTTTTTTGTCTTCTAAAATCTGGAAGTAATACAACAGCTTCTAAAGAAGAAACCAAAAAATTATTTGAAGGACACATGGAAAACATTGGCAAATTGGCCAAAGAGGGAAAACTGGTTGTTGCAGGACCTTTCATGAAAAATGATCGAAATTATCGTGGCATTTATATTTTTAATGTAGAAACCGTAGAAGAAGCCAAAGGTCTTGTTGCCACCGATCCGGCAATAAAAGCCAATTTACTCGAAGCCGAATTAACGCCTTGGTACTGCACCGCAGCTTTGCAGGAAATTCCGAAAATGCATGAAAAAATTGCCAAGACGAAAATGTAA
- a CDS encoding sugar O-acetyltransferase, translating into MKTEKEKMISGEYYNAFDPELVKGRRAAKNLLHSLNVKEYRVTKKAKEILKELIPNAGAGLYIEPPFHCDYGYNIFAGENVYFNVNCVVLDCAPVNIGSNVFIAPNVQIYTASHPLDAELRKTLENAYPVTIGDDCWIGGNSVICPGVTIGKGCVIGAGSVVTKDIPDNSLAVGNPAKVIRKLNQEPESKK; encoded by the coding sequence ATGAAAACAGAGAAAGAAAAAATGATTTCTGGCGAATATTACAACGCCTTTGATCCCGAATTAGTAAAAGGACGCCGTGCGGCAAAAAACCTTTTACACAGCTTAAATGTAAAAGAATATAGAGTTACCAAAAAAGCAAAAGAGATTCTAAAAGAATTGATTCCGAATGCTGGAGCTGGTCTTTATATTGAACCACCTTTTCATTGTGATTACGGTTACAATATTTTTGCTGGCGAAAATGTTTATTTTAATGTGAATTGTGTGGTTTTAGACTGTGCGCCAGTAAATATTGGCTCAAATGTATTTATAGCACCAAATGTTCAAATTTATACTGCCTCACATCCGCTTGACGCTGAGTTGAGAAAAACGCTTGAAAACGCATATCCCGTTACAATTGGCGACGATTGCTGGATTGGCGGAAATTCGGTTATCTGCCCAGGCGTAACAATCGGAAAAGGCTGTGTTATTGGAGCTGGATCTGTGGTTACAAAAGATATTCCAGATAATTCGCTTGCTGTTGGAAATCCGGCAAAAGTTATTCGAAAATTAAATCAAGAACCTGAATCAAAAAAATAA
- the gloA2 gene encoding SMU1112c/YaeR family gloxylase I-like metalloprotein, with translation MLTLNKVHHIAILCSDYEKSKYFYTQILGLTIIREIYREERQSYKLDLALNGSYVVELFSFPNPPQRPSRPEAVGLRHLAFEVINLEETIAFLTSKNIESEPIRIDETTEKRFTFIADPDLLPIEFYER, from the coding sequence ATGCTTACCCTTAATAAAGTTCATCATATTGCCATTTTATGTTCCGATTACGAAAAATCGAAATATTTCTATACTCAGATTTTGGGTTTAACCATTATTCGTGAAATTTACCGCGAAGAACGTCAATCTTATAAATTGGATTTGGCTTTGAATGGCTCTTATGTTGTGGAGCTATTTTCATTTCCAAATCCGCCACAAAGACCTTCAAGACCAGAAGCTGTTGGTTTAAGACATTTGGCTTTTGAAGTAATTAATCTGGAAGAAACAATTGCTTTTTTAACTTCAAAAAATATAGAATCGGAACCAATCAGAATTGATGAAACTACTGAAAAACGTTTCACTTTTATTGCAGATCCAGATTTGTTGCCGATTGAGTTTTATGAGCGTTAG
- a CDS encoding chloride channel protein yields the protein MMNKTAQIKKNHQLIKLRKLVIVSILIGFLSAFLGISLKKITEYYEEIFIHEVSVHPIFYIIFPVFGLSVIYFLRQYLFKKKENKGIKEVFESTASKSKNLPSYKIPSHFINGLLTVIFGGSTGIEVSTVVATATIGSVAHEKENVFRQYKTELICAGVAAGVTALFSSPIAGVLFAFEVISRKVTRAFIISNLIAVSIAFGLLTILKEEPLFAVSITTWNLKAIPYFILLGILAGMNSVYLTRCVLFFKSQFGKIDTHYYKIILGSAVLSISLFFFPQLYGEGYHAIKGIFGPSSQLPLTITLALTFIGILILKPIVTSITLASGGDGGVFAPSLFIGAFLGLLLASILNSFFHVNVIPVNFMIIGMAAVLSASIHAPFTAIFLVCGLTNDYTLFFPILVVCLISKYTAKTIYPYTVYSYSPSLVK from the coding sequence ATGATGAACAAAACGGCGCAAATCAAAAAAAATCATCAATTAATTAAACTCCGAAAATTAGTTATTGTTTCTATCTTAATTGGCTTTCTTTCTGCCTTTCTCGGAATTTCACTAAAAAAAATAACCGAATATTACGAAGAAATCTTCATTCATGAAGTTTCAGTTCATCCTATTTTTTACATCATATTCCCTGTTTTCGGTTTGTCGGTAATTTATTTTCTTAGACAATATCTTTTTAAGAAAAAAGAAAACAAAGGAATCAAAGAGGTTTTTGAAAGCACTGCATCAAAATCTAAAAATCTGCCTTCTTATAAAATTCCATCTCACTTCATAAACGGATTATTGACCGTTATTTTTGGAGGTTCTACAGGAATTGAAGTTTCTACCGTTGTAGCCACAGCAACTATTGGTTCTGTAGCACACGAAAAAGAAAATGTTTTCCGTCAATACAAAACAGAACTAATCTGTGCGGGAGTTGCGGCGGGAGTTACAGCACTTTTCAGCAGTCCGATTGCAGGAGTTTTATTTGCTTTTGAAGTTATTTCTAGAAAAGTAACGCGAGCATTTATCATTTCAAATTTAATTGCCGTTTCTATCGCTTTTGGTTTACTAACGATTTTAAAAGAAGAACCATTATTTGCAGTTTCCATCACAACATGGAACTTAAAAGCCATTCCGTACTTCATTCTTTTAGGCATTTTAGCGGGAATGAATTCTGTTTATCTGACACGTTGTGTGTTATTCTTTAAATCTCAATTTGGAAAAATCGATACGCATTATTACAAAATCATTTTAGGATCTGCTGTTTTAAGTATTTCATTATTCTTTTTTCCTCAATTGTATGGAGAAGGTTATCATGCAATCAAAGGAATTTTTGGCCCTTCATCTCAGCTTCCGCTAACCATTACTTTGGCTTTAACATTTATCGGAATTTTAATTCTAAAACCAATTGTAACTTCAATTACTCTAGCTTCTGGCGGTGACGGTGGTGTTTTTGCACCAAGTTTATTCATCGGAGCATTTTTAGGATTATTGTTGGCTTCTATCTTAAACAGCTTTTTCCATGTAAATGTAATTCCGGTTAACTTTATGATTATCGGAATGGCAGCTGTTCTTAGTGCAAGCATTCATGCGCCTTTTACAGCTATTTTTCTGGTTTGCGGTTTAACGAATGATTATACTTTGTTTTTTCCGATTCTTGTAGTTTGCTTGATTTCAAAATATACAGCCAAAACAATTTATCCTTACACTGTTTATAGCTATTCGCCAAGTTTAGTTAAATAA
- a CDS encoding HPP family protein, translating to MPTEKIKRSYRKTRYILYKETLIDYKEHFWSFLGSFVGIGILSYLDASQFAGSDMLFLIGSFGASSVLIYGIIQSPFSQPRNLIGGHLISAFIGVTVNKLVPDIVWISAPLAVSLSIIFMQITKTLHPPGGATALIAVTGSAQIKGLGYMYVISPVLVGVLILFVTALFFNNITSSRSYPSHSTYHKHYHKIRKRLARK from the coding sequence ATGCCAACTGAAAAAATAAAAAGAAGCTACCGCAAAACACGTTACATTCTTTATAAAGAAACTTTAATCGATTATAAAGAGCATTTTTGGTCCTTTTTAGGTTCGTTTGTCGGAATTGGGATTCTTTCTTATCTCGATGCTTCGCAATTTGCAGGAAGTGATATGCTGTTTTTAATTGGTTCTTTTGGTGCGTCGAGTGTTTTGATTTACGGAATTATACAAAGTCCGTTTTCACAACCAAGAAATTTAATTGGAGGACATCTTATTTCGGCCTTTATAGGAGTTACCGTAAATAAACTAGTACCTGATATTGTATGGATTTCGGCTCCTCTTGCTGTCTCTCTTTCGATTATTTTCATGCAGATTACAAAAACCTTACATCCGCCTGGAGGTGCAACAGCTTTAATTGCAGTTACCGGTTCAGCACAAATAAAGGGCTTAGGATATATGTATGTGATTTCTCCTGTTCTTGTTGGTGTTTTAATTTTATTTGTGACTGCCTTGTTTTTTAATAATATTACTTCAAGCAGAAGTTATCCAAGCCATAGCACTTATCATAAACATTATCATAAAATTAGAAAAAGACTGGCGAGAAAATAA
- a CDS encoding IS1096 element passenger TnpR family protein: MVYKFRVILDAEEDIFRDIAILEEDTLEDLHNAIFNAFGFDGSEVASFYTCDDTWNQEDEIPLFDTGDVPGEMRTMNDYPLSSILDKENTKIIYVYDFISMWTFLVELAAVEDETVGATYPETLFSHGEMPDEAHEKNFEADDMHDDIYGEFEDDLDEDDLDMFEGDDSFEDYGFEENWN, encoded by the coding sequence ATGGTTTATAAATTTAGAGTTATTCTAGACGCCGAAGAAGATATTTTTAGAGACATTGCTATTCTTGAGGAAGATACACTTGAAGATTTACACAATGCAATCTTCAATGCTTTTGGCTTTGACGGATCAGAAGTGGCTTCATTTTATACTTGTGATGACACTTGGAATCAGGAAGATGAAATTCCGCTTTTTGATACAGGAGATGTTCCTGGCGAAATGAGAACCATGAACGATTATCCGTTATCTAGTATTTTAGACAAAGAAAATACAAAGATTATCTACGTTTACGATTTCATAAGTATGTGGACATTCTTAGTCGAATTGGCTGCAGTCGAAGATGAAACCGTTGGAGCAACTTACCCTGAAACTTTATTCTCTCACGGTGAAATGCCAGACGAAGCTCACGAAAAAAACTTCGAAGCCGATGACATGCACGACGATATCTACGGAGAATTTGAAGACGACTTAGACGAAGACGATCTTGACATGTTTGAAGGAGACGACAGCTTCGAAGATTATGGATTTGAGGAGAACTGGAATTAA
- a CDS encoding four helix bundle protein, whose product MSNFRTLLVWQKSMSLITKIYSLTNKFPKEEVFGLTSQIRRSSISIPSNIAEGFGRESDKELLRFLNISVGSLFEMQTQLEIAKNISYLKEDDFNKLYEDSREVERMLVSFIKKIKDRTKP is encoded by the coding sequence ATGAGCAATTTTAGAACTTTATTGGTTTGGCAGAAATCTATGTCCTTGATTACCAAAATTTATTCCTTAACAAACAAATTCCCAAAAGAAGAAGTCTTCGGATTAACTTCACAAATTAGACGCAGTTCAATTTCTATTCCGAGTAATATTGCAGAAGGATTTGGCAGAGAAAGCGATAAAGAACTTTTACGTTTTTTAAACATTTCTGTAGGATCATTATTCGAAATGCAGACTCAGTTAGAAATTGCTAAAAATATATCTTATTTAAAAGAAGACGATTTTAACAAATTATACGAGGACAGTCGCGAAGTAGAAAGAATGTTAGTTTCTTTTATAAAAAAAATAAAAGACAGAACTAAACCTTAG
- a CDS encoding nucleoid-associated protein, with protein sequence MINLFNTHIDTLSIHRVGNKSRNEAIFLSEQPFNLNDEIVPLIKEFFFKPFREKEENYYQFAHEVDLDYNDMFKYATEIFANPSNVHEVSKNITKHLFEQSNHPHIKNGEVYVTYLTNLSIDNNVVDAIGIFKSELQADFLQFEENGSNLEMILQQGINLSKLDKGCLIFNYKKEEGYKILTVDSNRYDARYWLEHFLSVDAFEDENFITKKYLKFCQNFAKDVVLPAEDKKEEVMFMNRSVNYFAKNDQFEEQNFLNEVLDNPDLIPEFKNYKVDKGEKYSIEDVTSFPIANAAVSDARKSIKNVINLDTHIQIKMDFINPESAEKFVEKGWDEEKQMYYYLVYFNKEEKS encoded by the coding sequence ATGATCAACTTATTCAACACCCACATCGACACGCTGTCAATACACCGCGTAGGAAACAAAAGCCGTAACGAAGCAATTTTTTTATCGGAGCAGCCATTTAATTTAAATGACGAGATCGTTCCTTTGATAAAAGAATTCTTTTTTAAGCCTTTTAGAGAAAAAGAAGAAAACTATTATCAGTTTGCACACGAAGTGGACTTGGATTACAACGACATGTTTAAATATGCAACTGAGATTTTCGCTAATCCGTCAAATGTTCATGAGGTTTCTAAAAACATCACGAAGCATTTATTTGAGCAGTCAAATCACCCGCACATTAAAAACGGAGAGGTTTATGTAACGTATTTGACCAACTTAAGCATCGATAATAATGTAGTTGATGCCATCGGTATTTTTAAAAGTGAGTTACAAGCCGACTTTTTACAGTTTGAAGAAAACGGAAGCAACCTTGAAATGATTTTACAGCAAGGAATTAACTTGAGTAAATTGGATAAAGGATGTTTGATTTTCAACTATAAAAAAGAAGAAGGATACAAAATCTTAACTGTAGATAGCAACCGTTACGATGCGCGTTACTGGTTAGAGCACTTTTTATCTGTTGATGCTTTTGAAGATGAAAATTTCATCACAAAAAAATATTTAAAGTTCTGTCAAAACTTCGCAAAAGACGTGGTTTTGCCAGCAGAAGACAAGAAAGAGGAAGTAATGTTTATGAACCGATCTGTGAATTATTTCGCTAAAAATGATCAGTTTGAAGAGCAGAATTTCTTGAATGAAGTACTAGACAATCCTGATTTGATTCCTGAATTTAAAAACTATAAAGTTGATAAAGGAGAAAAATACAGCATCGAAGATGTAACCTCATTCCCTATCGCCAACGCAGCAGTTTCTGACGCTAGAAAATCGATTAAAAACGTAATTAATTTGGATACTCATATTCAGATTAAAATGGATTTTATCAACCCTGAAAGTGCAGAAAAATTTGTTGAAAAAGGCTGGGATGAAGAAAAACAAATGTATTACTACTTAGTTTACTTCAATAAAGAAGAGAAAAGCTAA
- a CDS encoding TetR/AcrR family transcriptional regulator, protein MARTKEFNEDQALDKAIEIFWHKGYNGTSAQDLVTHLGLSRSSLYDTFGDKQQLFTKSLKRYQEQAQDAVKELLEKSENVKETLLAIFKQAVIESLEDRITKGCFMVNSSVELAIHDEEIAKIVKNNSQTMEEVFTNAVKKGQEAGHISKQLDAKVLARFIFNNYSGIRVLARTGERNKQVYDDIVKAVFSVL, encoded by the coding sequence ATGGCTAGAACGAAAGAATTTAATGAAGATCAGGCTTTGGATAAAGCAATCGAAATTTTTTGGCACAAAGGTTATAACGGCACTTCTGCTCAGGATTTGGTGACGCATTTAGGTTTAAGCCGTTCTAGTTTGTATGATACTTTTGGAGATAAACAGCAATTGTTTACCAAGTCCTTAAAACGTTATCAGGAACAGGCACAAGATGCGGTAAAAGAACTTTTAGAAAAATCTGAGAATGTCAAAGAAACTTTGCTGGCTATTTTTAAGCAAGCAGTGATCGAGAGTTTAGAAGATCGAATTACAAAAGGCTGTTTTATGGTTAATTCTTCTGTAGAACTAGCGATACATGATGAGGAAATTGCCAAAATTGTAAAAAACAACAGCCAAACTATGGAAGAAGTCTTTACAAATGCTGTTAAAAAAGGGCAGGAGGCAGGACATATTTCCAAACAGCTGGATGCAAAAGTTTTGGCTCGATTTATCTTTAATAATTACTCAGGAATTAGAGTTTTAGCTCGCACTGGAGAAAGAAATAAACAAGTGTACGATGATATTGTAAAAGCAGTATTTTCGGTTTTATAA
- a CDS encoding SDR family oxidoreductase produces the protein MKNLENKVAIVTGGNSGIGYAAAADLTAKGAKVIVTGRNKEALAKAEKELNVTGIVADQSDLKSIDNLVEEVKSKFGKVDILFLNAGIAAFAPLDSASEDHYDSIMNVNVKGVYFTVQKVLPILNDGGSIIFNTSVNAHVGMPNSSVYAASKAAVLSLNKVFAVELASRKIRVNAVSPGPIETPLYGKVGLEKEEVEGLGSALGEKILLKRFGQAAEVAKTVSFLASDDASFITGSEIVVDGGLIVNTVL, from the coding sequence ATGAAAAATTTAGAAAACAAAGTAGCAATCGTGACAGGTGGAAACAGCGGAATTGGATATGCAGCCGCAGCAGATTTAACAGCAAAAGGAGCAAAAGTAATTGTAACAGGAAGAAACAAAGAAGCTTTGGCAAAAGCGGAAAAAGAATTGAATGTTACAGGAATTGTAGCTGATCAGTCTGATTTAAAATCAATCGACAATTTAGTTGAAGAAGTAAAATCAAAATTTGGTAAAGTTGATATTTTATTCTTGAACGCTGGAATTGCAGCTTTTGCGCCACTAGATTCAGCTTCAGAAGATCATTATGACAGTATTATGAATGTCAACGTAAAAGGAGTGTATTTTACAGTTCAAAAAGTGTTGCCAATTTTAAATGACGGCGGTTCAATTATCTTTAATACTTCGGTAAACGCTCATGTCGGAATGCCTAATTCTAGTGTTTATGCCGCAAGTAAAGCAGCTGTATTGTCTTTAAATAAAGTTTTTGCCGTAGAATTGGCTTCAAGAAAAATTAGAGTAAATGCGGTTTCTCCTGGTCCAATTGAAACACCATTGTACGGAAAAGTTGGTTTAGAAAAAGAAGAAGTAGAAGGTTTAGGTTCTGCTTTAGGAGAGAAAATTTTATTAAAACGTTTTGGACAAGCTGCTGAAGTTGCAAAAACAGTTAGTTTTTTAGCTTCAGATGATGCTTCATTTATTACTGGATCTGAAATTGTGGTTGACGGCGGGCTTATCGTAAATACCGTACTATAA
- a CDS encoding GAF domain-containing protein, giving the protein MERVLPHESPFETIISFHKLIESFEEIATSDVDYRSNYAKAILKEVESFPEFRTGIHDYNIIKNNETLIKNIAADLFPTALTHNEIKAITIPFQNVSFNYTERFKKILKNAGDEFYMEIRDFSEHQFYINNCCLILSSYYKQHIDFNQPFFYDIPDENGIEKHYRILYNADFMEITPTENAVPLTQEDIDQLLDNYNDINLWKSKFPKGSWILRGFGIVSLFDATTESAISILKSSLLKPGPKTVATDQEVSNIFQSIFNLPNLKVGFIIYNPEEEKFMRPAKYENQMKSFLLSADQEVDCKNAFFGCSFENLLDKREPFVISNVSKFTEESTNKRLGEHLLTQGIQSCIFAPVIKSGQLLGVVELVSENPRDLNSVNATKLDLVLPYLTDTIDRYNTDMQHQIEAIIQREYTTIHPSVYWKFKRESQNYFQNMNHTKDYIFKEIVFKNVYPLYGQIDIKGSSEHRNETVKIDLKSQLTALMEIFDNQEENSNLVLLEQRKFELESLRSELDYPLKADTEQHIQRYIEEEIHPILKNTKSNPKSEKLEQLYFDSLDEKTGMFYQERKKFDNAMSIINKRLATVLDKKQVEAQQIYPHYYERFKTDGVEHNLYIGASISPTKPFDIMYLHNLRLWQLQTLCEMELEHHELKESLPYELDVTSLILVFSSALSIRFRMDEKRFDVDGTYNARYEVVKKRIDKSHIKGTNERITEKEKITIVYSQNSEEAEYLKYIKYLQHKKILEPSIEQFEVEDLQGVSGLRAIRVKVINNSSNPGIKKITYQDLLDELN; this is encoded by the coding sequence ATGGAACGTGTTTTACCACATGAAAGTCCTTTCGAAACCATCATCTCTTTTCATAAATTAATTGAATCTTTTGAAGAAATTGCTACATCTGACGTAGATTATCGTTCTAATTACGCCAAAGCTATTTTAAAAGAAGTTGAGTCTTTTCCTGAATTCAGAACTGGAATTCATGATTATAATATCATTAAAAACAACGAAACCTTAATTAAAAACATAGCTGCGGACTTATTTCCTACTGCTCTGACTCACAATGAGATTAAAGCAATTACAATTCCGTTTCAAAACGTATCTTTTAATTATACAGAACGTTTCAAAAAAATCTTGAAAAATGCTGGAGACGAATTTTATATGGAAATTCGTGATTTTAGCGAGCATCAGTTCTACATCAATAACTGCTGTTTAATTTTAAGCAGTTATTACAAACAGCATATCGACTTCAATCAGCCATTTTTCTATGACATTCCAGATGAAAATGGTATTGAAAAGCATTATCGTATTTTATACAATGCTGATTTTATGGAAATTACTCCAACAGAAAACGCTGTTCCGCTAACTCAAGAAGATATTGATCAATTACTTGATAATTATAATGATATCAATTTATGGAAATCTAAATTCCCAAAAGGAAGCTGGATATTAAGAGGTTTCGGTATTGTTTCTTTATTTGATGCCACAACAGAAAGTGCTATTTCAATATTGAAAAGCAGTTTACTAAAACCTGGCCCAAAAACAGTTGCCACAGATCAGGAAGTTTCTAATATTTTTCAGTCGATTTTTAATCTTCCGAATTTAAAAGTCGGATTTATTATTTACAATCCTGAAGAAGAGAAATTTATGCGACCGGCAAAATACGAAAATCAGATGAAGAGCTTTCTGCTTTCTGCCGATCAGGAAGTAGATTGCAAAAATGCTTTTTTTGGCTGTTCTTTCGAAAATTTATTGGACAAAAGAGAACCTTTTGTTATTTCTAATGTCAGCAAGTTTACCGAAGAATCAACAAATAAAAGACTTGGCGAACACTTACTTACACAAGGTATTCAAAGCTGCATTTTTGCTCCGGTAATTAAAAGTGGGCAATTGTTAGGCGTTGTTGAACTGGTTTCTGAAAACCCGAGAGATTTAAACAGTGTCAATGCCACAAAACTAGATTTGGTTCTACCGTATTTAACTGATACTATTGATCGTTATAATACCGATATGCAGCATCAGATTGAAGCGATTATTCAGCGCGAATATACTACGATTCACCCAAGCGTATATTGGAAATTCAAAAGAGAATCTCAGAACTATTTTCAAAATATGAATCATACTAAAGATTATATTTTTAAAGAAATTGTCTTTAAAAATGTATATCCGCTGTACGGACAAATTGATATTAAAGGTTCTTCTGAACATCGTAATGAAACGGTAAAAATTGATTTGAAAAGTCAATTGACTGCTCTTATGGAAATTTTTGATAATCAAGAAGAAAATTCAAACCTAGTTCTTCTAGAGCAAAGAAAATTTGAATTGGAATCGCTTCGAAGCGAATTGGATTATCCACTAAAAGCAGATACAGAACAGCACATTCAGCGTTATATCGAAGAAGAAATTCATCCGATACTGAAAAATACGAAAAGCAATCCTAAATCTGAAAAATTAGAGCAATTATACTTTGACAGTCTAGATGAAAAAACAGGAATGTTCTATCAGGAAAGAAAGAAATTTGACAATGCCATGTCGATTATCAATAAAAGACTAGCAACGGTTTTGGATAAAAAACAAGTTGAGGCGCAGCAGATTTATCCGCATTATTACGAACGTTTTAAAACGGACGGTGTTGAGCATAATTTATATATCGGAGCTTCAATTTCTCCAACAAAACCTTTCGATATTATGTATTTGCACAATCTTCGTTTGTGGCAGCTGCAAACTTTATGCGAAATGGAACTGGAACACCATGAACTTAAGGAATCTCTTCCATACGAACTGGATGTTACTTCTTTAATTCTCGTTTTTAGTTCTGCGCTTTCTATCCGTTTTAGAATGGACGAAAAACGTTTTGATGTAGATGGAACTTACAATGCAAGATATGAAGTTGTTAAAAAACGAATTGACAAATCACATATTAAAGGAACAAACGAAAGAATTACTGAGAAAGAGAAAATCACAATTGTATATTCTCAAAATAGTGAAGAAGCAGAATATTTAAAATATATTAAATATTTACAGCACAAGAAAATTCTTGAACCGTCAATAGAGCAATTTGAAGTTGAAGATCTTCAGGGAGTTTCTGGTTTGAGAGCTATTCGTGTCAAAGTAATCAACAATAGTTCAAACCCAGGAATTAAAAAAATAACTTATCAGGATTTATTAGATGAGCTCAACTAA